The genomic window GGTTCGCTTTCATACTTCCAAACAACATCGCCATCAGGGGTGACTTCCCACATTCCAAAATCACCTTCACAAATGAGCGTGTTTCCATTGCCCAATCGGTCCGCTCCCGAAATTCTTACAAAGTGCAGTTCTTCATCCGTAAAGCTCCATACAGTTGTGGGTTCGTTGTTGGTATTAGGCAGCAATGAATAAGGTTCAGGAAGCCTCATTTCATAAACAGTAGATTGTTGCAATCCGTCAGGACCGGAATTACCATAAATCAACATATTGCCTGCTCCAGGGACTCCGTTTTTTAATAAATTAGGAAAGTGATTGCTGTAAAACGTTCGCGTTCCAGATGAATTGTTATAGGCCATAGGGTTTCCAAAACGGTACAGCAAATCGCCGCCTTTGTTGTAATTTCCACCGGAGTTACTGCTTGCTTCATTGATTGTGGTGCTGTGGTCGACAGCCCACACCTCACTAAAGAAATTGACACTTATATAGACAACATCTTTGACAGCGTCGTAACTGAGGCCATTAGCATGCATAAAGTCTCCGCTAGGCTTTAAATTATAGTTGATATTGATGCGTTGTGGGTTGTCTGATATTGCGCCGTAATTAGGGGCATTGGAATCATGTTCTTGAACAATATGATCCCAGCTGCGCCATTCCCATTCCACTTGATTGGTATTGGGATTGACTTCGATTAATGTTTCTACATAAACGTTTGAATCAAAATCGACTCCAGCAGCTTGTACTTCAGCAGCATCAATTTCCTCCCAGACTAAAAAAATCACATTTCCATTTGGCAACATTTCAACGTCATGGTGTCCGATGTCGTTTCCGTTGACGTAATCGTAACTCCAGGCTTCAGTTCCAGCTTCGTCAAAAATTTTGACAACACCTCCATAGCCTCCAAAGTTAACAACCGGATCGGATCGTTTAAACATTCCAATGCTTTTTCCATCGGGTAACAGTTCAAAATCGTTTCCAAGATTTGTTTCAAAGTTCCATTCATAAAGCGTATTCCCTTGTTTGTCTACTAAAAGGGATGTTGTTCTTCCGCTTTTAACAAGTAAACTTAGATGGTCATGAATTTTTTCGGAATCATACACTAGAACGTTATCCGTTAAAATAACTTCGGGTTCAGGGGGCGTAATTTCTGTGTCGTCTTTACAGCTAAAACTCAAGAGGATAAACAGAAAAGTAATTGGGGCTTTACATTTCATGATCCAAAAATAAACAAAAATGTGTAATGTATCTAACTTAATTCTTGTATTTTTATGAGCCCGAAAAAAATCTTTTAAAAAAAGCATTTAATTTGATATCAAAAGCCACCATAGATCAAGTATTTGACACTGCCCGTGTAGAGGAAGTGATCGGCGATTTTGTGCAATTAAAAAAATCGGGAAGTAACTTTAAAGGTTTAAGCCCTTTTAGTGAAGAACGCACCCCAAGTTTTATGGTGTCTCCTGTAAAACAAATTTGGAAAGATTTTTCAACAGGAAAAGGAGGAACCTCCGTTTCATTCTTAATGGAACATGAGCATTTCACCTATCCTGAAGCCATCAAATATTTAGCTCGAAAATATAACATTGAAATTGAGGAAACCGTACAGTCGGATTCTGATAAAGAAGCCGCCGGAGAACGTGAAAGTATGTATTTGGTCAGTGAGTACGCGAGAACCTATTTTCATAATACACTGCTTAAAACCGATGCTGGAAAAGCGATTGGCCTTAGTTATTTTAAGGAACGTGGATTTACTGAAGAGACGATCAAAGATTTTCAGTTGGGGTATTCTACGGATGCTTGGAGTGGATTGACAGATTCAGCGCTTAAAAAAGGGTATCAGTTAAAATATTTAGAAAGCACGGGTCTTTCGATTGTGAAAGAAACCAAACAGTTTGACCGTTTCAAAGGGCGGGTGATGTTTCCCATTCATAGCATGTCTGGACGGGTACTTGGATTTGGTGGAAGAATTTTGGCTAAGAACGAAAAAGCAGCCAAATATCTCAACTCTCCAGAGAGTGATATTTATCACAAAAGTAAAGTCTTATATGGAATTTACTATGCCAAACAAACGATCGCCAAAGAAGATAATTGTTATTTGGTAGAAGGCTATACCGATGTGATTCAATTCCATCAGAAAGGGATTAAAAATGTGGTGTCCTCTTCGGGAACTGCTTTGACGCCTGACCAAATTCGATTGATCAATCGCTTGACAAAAAACATTACAGTCCTGTTTGATGGCGATCCCGCAGGAATAAGAGCCGCACTTCGTGGGATCGATTTGATTTTGGAGCAAGGCATGAATGTCAAAATTTGCACCTTTCCAGAAGGTGAAGATCCGGACAGTTTTGCAAAACAAAATACGCTTGAAGAATTACAAGCCTATCTAAAAGAAAACGCAAAGGATTTTATTGCTTATAAAGCATCTTTGTTGATGGAAGAAGCGCAAAATGATCCAGTGGCAAAAGCCAATTTGATTCGGGACATGGTCACCAGTATTTCTAAAGTGACCGATAACATTCAACGTGAAATTTATGTGCGGGAGTGTTCTCGTATTATGGACATTAGCGAAGGAGTGCTTTTTAGTACACTGGCGCAGATGGGAAAAAAAGCGGAGAATGACGCCAACAAATCTTACAATCAAAAACAAAAAGCATTTGAAGTTGTCAAATCCACAGCAGCACCCATAAAAGTGGACATTCAGTACGAGCTGGAACAAAAAATCATTGAAATATTACTCTTATACGGAAGTCGAAAAGAGTCTTTCGAAGATTTAATTTTGAAAGAAAACGACAAAGGAGCATTGGCGCTCGAACCCGTCATTCATGAGGTTAAAGTTTTTGAGAAAATATTTCTGGATTTACAAGAGGATGAAATGCAGTTTACCAATGAGAATTTCAAAACGCTTTATTATACGATTATCGACAGTTTAAACCAGACAGAAGATTTTGTGATTGAATCTTTTGTGAATCATTTAGATCCTGTGTTAGCATCCGATGTGACTGATATTTTGATGAATGAAGAACGCTACAATCTTCATAATTGGGAGAAAAATAATATTTTTCCAAAACAAAAAGATGTGAGTATTGCGCAGTTGGTCAGTGAAACAATTTTGACTTTGCGTTGTTTTTTAATCGACCGAAAAGTGGATGAAATCAAACAAGATACGCAGGATGAAGTGGACCACAGAACGCTTTTGGAAGATGTGTTGAATTACTCCAATTTAAAAATGTTGTTATCCAGAAAACTGAGTCGCGTCCTCTAAACGTTATTTGTTCTGACGTCCGTGATCGATCAATTCGACAAGATTTGAAACATTTAATTTTTTCATCAAACGCAGTTTATAAGTACTCACGGTTTTTTCATTGATGTTCAATTGATCCGCAATGTCTTTGTTTCTTTTCCCAGAAGATATGAGCTTCAAAACTTCCACTTCACGGGTCGAAAGTTTCTTGTACAAATTCATGGTTCCGAGATTATTTTTTTCAAAGGTAAGACTCTCCGCAAGTTCCTTACTGACATAAATACCTCCTTTAAACACCTTTAGAATGGCGCGTTTGATGGTAGAGGTGGTCACCGTTTTAGAGAGATAACCAGAAGCCCCTGCTTTGATCGCGCTGATCGCATAAATATCCTCTGGATGTGTGCTAAAAATAATCACACTTACATCGTTAAATTCTTTTTTTATCGTACGAAGCACCGTGATTCCATTGATGTCCGGAAGGTCCATAGTCATGAGAACGATGTCTGTATTGGATTTTTTGAGATAGTCTAAAAGTTGCTTTGCAGAGTTTGCGGTGTTTACAATTTTAATATCTGCTGAGTTCTCAAACAACACACGAATCCCATAGCTTACAATGGGTTGATGATCTGCAACGAGGACTCGAATCATGTTATTTTATTTTAAGTTTTGAGGAATTTCACAGACAGGGATGGGGTTCATTTTATGTTTATTGGCCGCATTGTAGCGTGAATAAATTTCAAGAACCGTACGTTCTCTGCCTTCAAAATCGTCCACTGTTTTTCCGTTTTCAACCTCCTTCATAGCCCATTCCAATTCGGGATACGAAGCCCCAATTTGGTCTTCGTCACTTCGGGAGTCCCCAAACAAACCATCACTTGGTGCTGCGGTTAAGATGCTTTCAGGGATTTCTAAAGCCCTTCCTAAATCGTACACTTCCGATTTTAAGAGGTCTGCAATTGGGCTGAGGTCCACGCCGCCATCTCCATATTTTGTATAAAATCCAACGCCAAAATCTTCCACTTTATTTCCGGTTCCAGCCACTAGTTTTCCTAAAAGTCCCGCATAGTAATAAAGAGTGGTCATTCGCAACCGTGCTCTCGAATTTGCCAATGCCATATCGACCATGATTGTGCTGCCTTCCAAATCAATTTCAGATTTAAAACTTTCAAAAACGGGTGTTAAATCAACCCGAGTGGACTGTACATTTGGAAACCTATTTTTCAGTTGTTCGATGTGTTCCTGAGCTCTTGACACATGACTTTCTGTTTGGTGAATGGGCATTTCTAAACACATCACATCCAGTCCCGTGAGGGCACAAAGTGTTGAGGTCACTGCAGAATCCACCCCGCCAGAAACGCCAACCACAAAACCACTGACCTTTGCGTTTTCGGCATAGGTTTTTAACCATTCTACAATATGGGGTGTCACTGATTTTGTGTTCATAGATTTCATTTTTTTGATAGTGACACAAAAGTAAACTATTCTAGATAATTTATTTTTATCTAGGTAAAGATAATACACTTAAAAGACAATTCATTGGTTAGTTTTTCGTTTGTTAATTTAGTGAAGTTATTCGCTATGTTTAAAAGTGAGAGATTGATGATGCGCCTTTAATTTTTAATATAATCAAACCCCTTATCCAAAATAGATTAATTACTTTTGCCATTCAATTGGTATTAAACTTATAATTTGAAATTCAACAGTACGCAATCAACCTCATTCTCGGTCTTAAAAACCATTGTTTTTTTGTTGGTTATTTGTGTATTTTCATGTCAAAATTCATCAAAAGTTGAAAAAGAAATATCTGGAATTGTTCTGAATTTAAACATTGAACGATTCGATCAGTTGTTTGCGACTTCAGCACCTTCGGAGCTTCCAGCTTTAAAACAAAACTATCCGTTTTTATTTTCCAAAAGATATGCAGACTCTGTATGGGTTCAACGTATGAGCGATCCAATTCAGCAGCTTCAAAATAAAGCGGTAGACAGTGTTTTTGAAGATTTCTCTAGTATTGAATCTGAAATAATAAGCTTTTATCAGCACCTTAAATATTATAACAAAGCACTCAAAACACCACGGCTAATTACGGTACTTTCTGATGTTGATTACCGTAATAAAGTGGTCGTTACAGATTCTATTGTGCTTATTGCATTAGACACTTATCTTGGAGCAGAGCATGAATTTTATGCAAGTTTTTATGATTACATCAAACAAAATTTAAATAAGGATCAAATTGTTTCAGACTTGGCAACGGCTTATGCAGAGCAATTGATTTACCAACCCAAACGGGCCACGTTTCTAGAAGAAATGATTTACTATGGGAAGCAATTGTATTTGAAAGATCTTTTGATTCCATTTAAAGATAACAATCAAAAAATAGGTTATTCTTCAGCGCAATATGAATGGGCAGAAGAGAATGAGTTTTATATATGGCAGTACTTTGT from Formosa sp. Hel1_33_131 includes these protein-coding regions:
- a CDS encoding aryl-sulfate sulfotransferase, whose amino-acid sequence is MKCKAPITFLFILLSFSCKDDTEITPPEPEVILTDNVLVYDSEKIHDHLSLLVKSGRTTSLLVDKQGNTLYEWNFETNLGNDFELLPDGKSIGMFKRSDPVVNFGGYGGVVKIFDEAGTEAWSYDYVNGNDIGHHDVEMLPNGNVIFLVWEEIDAAEVQAAGVDFDSNVYVETLIEVNPNTNQVEWEWRSWDHIVQEHDSNAPNYGAISDNPQRININYNLKPSGDFMHANGLSYDAVKDVVYISVNFFSEVWAVDHSTTINEASSNSGGNYNKGGDLLYRFGNPMAYNNSSGTRTFYSNHFPNLLKNGVPGAGNMLIYGNSGPDGLQQSTVYEMRLPEPYSLLPNTNNEPTTVWSFTDEELHFVRISGADRLGNGNTLICEGDFGMWEVTPDGDVVWKYESEPSSWRAYGYEFGSPAVKHLGL
- the dnaG gene encoding DNA primase, producing MISKATIDQVFDTARVEEVIGDFVQLKKSGSNFKGLSPFSEERTPSFMVSPVKQIWKDFSTGKGGTSVSFLMEHEHFTYPEAIKYLARKYNIEIEETVQSDSDKEAAGERESMYLVSEYARTYFHNTLLKTDAGKAIGLSYFKERGFTEETIKDFQLGYSTDAWSGLTDSALKKGYQLKYLESTGLSIVKETKQFDRFKGRVMFPIHSMSGRVLGFGGRILAKNEKAAKYLNSPESDIYHKSKVLYGIYYAKQTIAKEDNCYLVEGYTDVIQFHQKGIKNVVSSSGTALTPDQIRLINRLTKNITVLFDGDPAGIRAALRGIDLILEQGMNVKICTFPEGEDPDSFAKQNTLEELQAYLKENAKDFIAYKASLLMEEAQNDPVAKANLIRDMVTSISKVTDNIQREIYVRECSRIMDISEGVLFSTLAQMGKKAENDANKSYNQKQKAFEVVKSTAAPIKVDIQYELEQKIIEILLLYGSRKESFEDLILKENDKGALALEPVIHEVKVFEKIFLDLQEDEMQFTNENFKTLYYTIIDSLNQTEDFVIESFVNHLDPVLASDVTDILMNEERYNLHNWEKNNIFPKQKDVSIAQLVSETILTLRCFLIDRKVDEIKQDTQDEVDHRTLLEDVLNYSNLKMLLSRKLSRVL
- a CDS encoding response regulator, with product MIRVLVADHQPIVSYGIRVLFENSADIKIVNTANSAKQLLDYLKKSNTDIVLMTMDLPDINGITVLRTIKKEFNDVSVIIFSTHPEDIYAISAIKAGASGYLSKTVTTSTIKRAILKVFKGGIYVSKELAESLTFEKNNLGTMNLYKKLSTREVEVLKLISSGKRNKDIADQLNINEKTVSTYKLRLMKKLNVSNLVELIDHGRQNK
- the nadE gene encoding NAD(+) synthase, with the translated sequence MNTKSVTPHIVEWLKTYAENAKVSGFVVGVSGGVDSAVTSTLCALTGLDVMCLEMPIHQTESHVSRAQEHIEQLKNRFPNVQSTRVDLTPVFESFKSEIDLEGSTIMVDMALANSRARLRMTTLYYYAGLLGKLVAGTGNKVEDFGVGFYTKYGDGGVDLSPIADLLKSEVYDLGRALEIPESILTAAPSDGLFGDSRSDEDQIGASYPELEWAMKEVENGKTVDDFEGRERTVLEIYSRYNAANKHKMNPIPVCEIPQNLK
- the gldB gene encoding gliding motility lipoprotein GldB: MKFNSTQSTSFSVLKTIVFLLVICVFSCQNSSKVEKEISGIVLNLNIERFDQLFATSAPSELPALKQNYPFLFSKRYADSVWVQRMSDPIQQLQNKAVDSVFEDFSSIESEIISFYQHLKYYNKALKTPRLITVLSDVDYRNKVVVTDSIVLIALDTYLGAEHEFYASFYDYIKQNLNKDQIVSDLATAYAEQLIYQPKRATFLEEMIYYGKQLYLKDLLIPFKDNNQKIGYSSAQYEWAEENEFYIWQYFVEKELLYETDRKLLSRFIIPAPFSRFNLELDSESPGRLGQYIGWQIVKSYMENNETPLLQMLQMEATEIFNNAKFKPKK